TGACATAAGCCTTGCCTGAAGGCCCATGTGCTGGTCCCCCATGTCGCCCTCTATCTCTGCCCGTGGCACAAGTGCCGCAACAGAGTCTATTACAAGCACATCAATGGCGCCGCTCCTTACCAGAATTTCTGCTATGTCAAGCCCCTGCTCGCCTGTATCCGGCTGTGAAACAAGGAGGCTGTCAACATCAACGCCGAGCTTTCTGGCATAGGCCATATCAAGAGCATGCTCCGCATCTATAAAGGCAACCATACCTTCAAGCTTCTGCGCCTCTGCGGATATATGAAGGGCAAGGGTGGTCTTTCCGGAGGACTCAGGGCCGTAGATCTCAATAACCCTTCCTCTGGGCACACCGCCCACACCGAGGGCAATGTCAAGGGCAAGGGAGCCTGTAGGAATGGCAGGCACAACGATGATATTATCATCGCTCATCTTCATTATAGCCCCCCGGCCAAACTGCTTTTCTATCTGAGAAATGGCCTGTTCAACCGCCTTGTTTCTTTCTAAAGTATCCGCCATAAATTACCCCCTTATTATCTACATGTTTATGTGTAAAACAGTTAAATCGTCTTTATTATTAAACAAAGATAAGATGACCTGTTACTGCAAGCCCATTCTTATACTACAGATAAAAGTATAAAATCAATAATGAATGATGAATGATGAATGGTGAGTTGAGAATTGTGAAGGGTGAATTATTTTTTGC
The nucleotide sequence above comes from Desulfatiglans sp.. Encoded proteins:
- the recA gene encoding recombinase RecA; the encoded protein is MADTLERNKAVEQAISQIEKQFGRGAIMKMSDDNIIVVPAIPTGSLALDIALGVGGVPRGRVIEIYGPESSGKTTLALHISAEAQKLEGMVAFIDAEHALDMAYARKLGVDVDSLLVSQPDTGEQGLDIAEILVRSGAIDVLVIDSVAALVPRAEIEGDMGDQHMGLQARLMSQALRKLTATISKSKTCVIFINQIRMKIGVMFGSPETTTGGNALKFYATQRLDIRRTGAIKEGNDVIGSRTKVKVVKNKVAPPFKEAEFDIIYGHGISKEGDVLDLGAEMGIVEKSGAWYSFEGERIGQGRENVKKFLAENVDILNRISELVMEKAGVWKTKPTIESENQE